AAATTAGAAGTAATTCGTTCCTCATAAGATTATAAGAATATAAATATAGTTTACTAAATCATAAAAAGAGATTTTCCAATTTTTCTCTTCATTTTTCCCTTACTATAGATAATCTAATGTCATTTTTAGAACATAAACTAAAATCCTAATTGGAATTTTCGTAATTATTACAGTTTCTAAAATGTTCATAAAATGTGATGTAAAATGTTAGCATGGAAAAGGAGTAAATGAAATCCTCTATTGGAATAGTTATTACTCTTATACCTATTATGCTTTTGTCACCATATATAACTATAGGTAGGGATGTTAAGAAAAAATCAAATACAAAAAATGGTATGTAGCTTAATAAAATAAATTCCCAAAATATTTTTGAAAGCAGTAACTTGGAATAAACTACTAAAGAAGTTAATAGCGATGCAGACAAATAAATTAAATCCATGCCCATATATGAATAATTTGGTAATATAATAATACCTAAAGCAATTAATATTATAGAAATTAGAAATATGATTTGCTTATATTTTCTAGTAACATTTACATGATTATTTAATTTTAAACTATATGATTTTAAAAAATCATAAATTAGAAGTGTAGCAAAGGGAGTAACAAAAAAGAATATTACTTCCTCTATAGGCAAATCTATAACGTATAAACCTAATACATATTTAGGATTAAAACTCCATGAATCTTTCCATGTAGCTATAAAATCCCAAGCTAAATAAAGAGGAGAAACTATGAGAATTGATTTAATCAAAGCCTTATAGTCTCTTTTCCCTCTAAGGAATAATAATGATATTATTAATGTAGGAAAGAAAATAAGGGAATCGATTTCTAAGTATGCATACCTAGGAAAAAGGAAAGGGATCTCCATATGTTAACACCTATGGCGTTTTTTATACCATATAGGAATACTTTTTGTTTTTTTGGTCTTACTTTTACATGTAAAACAACACAAGGATCTTTCTTAATTACATAACTTGTCCATTTATACATATCAGAAGCAGTCTTTATTGGAATTAAAAATCTTGAAGGAATGTACTTAAATCCAATTTCTGCTTCTTTCTGATATTCCATGTATCTATTTATCTGATATCTCATATATTCTTTAAATGCTTCATTACATTCTTCAAGACTATTTAATCCTAATTCTTTCATTTCCTCGACAGGTAAATATTGTCTTCCTAATTGAATATCTTCCTTTACATCTCTTATAAAGTTCAAATATTGCATACTTCTACCTAATAATCTAGCATAATACGATGCTTCATCAGGTAAATTTAATATCTTTAACATGAATAAGCCTACTACTTCTGCTGAACCATACATATATCTAATAGTTTCATTAATAGTATAGTAATAATGCTTATAGATGTCGCTTTCCATAGCATCTAAAAAAGCGTCTACCCATTCTTCTTTAAAATCTTTTCTAATTTTTAATTCAACAAAGTTTTTCAAAACTAAATTATTAGTATTTATTCCTTTACTTTCGATCTCATACATTTTTCTTAGCTCATAAAATTCTTTGACCTTAGGTGGTATCGAATCAACTAAATCATCAAAAACTCTTACAAATGCATAAAGCTTTGTAACATCCTCCCTAATTTTGGGAGGAAATAGAATAGAACTGTTATAATAAGTTATACTACCTTTCTTGAAAATCTGCAGAAGATAATTATTCATCTCACTCAAAATCAAAAAGTAGTTATATGGATAAAACAATGTGCAAGAATTATTTTAACACTCTTTAATAAGACTTTAGAAGTGATCTGCGAAAATAAAAACAGAGAATTCCTTAACGTCCAAATGATAAAAATTTTCTTACACATATTTATAGAGATTCCTCCTAGTTAATATCTTATGTTACAATACGTGATTTTTGCTAGTGTATTTTTTGCATCATTCATAGGAATGGAATTTTTAGCAAGAATAATGCATAAATACTTAATGCATGGCTTTCTTTGGAAATTACATGAAGACCACCACAAAAATGAACAGAAAGAACTAGAGAAAAATGACTTATTCGGATTAATATTCGCTATAATTGCTATAATATTAATATTTAAGGGATTATTCTCAAGTAATTACGTCTTCCTATCTATAGGTCTTGGAATGACGGGGTATGGAATAGCTTACTTCTTTATTCATGATATGATTATTCACAATAGACATTTACACTTAAGATCTTGGGGATTGAGACACGAACCATTTAGAACTCTAATTTTAACTCATGACGTTCATCATAGTGAAGGTAAAGGAAATTGGGGATTCTTAATAGCAATAAAAGGTATTGATAAAATTCCTAAAAATCAGGAGGAGAAAAATTGAAAGCAATAGTAGTAGGTGCAGGAATAGGCGGAATGTCAACAGCTTTACTCTTAGCTAAAAAAGGGATTGAAGTTTTAGTTATAGAAAAGTTAGATCAGCCGGGAGGTAGAGCTAGATCATTTAATAATGATATATTTTCATTTGATATGGGTCCATCTTGGTATTTAATGCCAGAGATTTTTAATGACTTTTTTAAAGAAATTGGAGAGTCTACTTATCCTACTATTGAAGTTAAACCAAAACTAAGGCTTATTAGGGATATGCAAGGCTTTGTTGAATCAATAACAGATGAGGAAATACCCGAAGATAAAGCGTTTGATGAATATCTTCAGGATACTAAATTACTTTATGAATTATCCTTGAAAAAATTCCTTTATAAAGAGTTAAAGTTTACAGACTTCTTAGACAAGGATTTGATTTCAAATCTGAATAAATTCCCTATTTTCCTTAATTTAGAAAATTTTAATAGAAAATATTTTAAAACTGATATAATGCAAAAGCTAATGGGTTTTTCCTCTGTATTTTTAGGAGGCTCTCCCTACGACATACCTTCTATATATTCAATGGTAAACTATTCTGTATTTGGAGAGGGCGTTTTTTACCCAAAAAATGGATTTTCTGGATATGTAAAAAATTTATTTGAGATATGCAAAAAAGTTGGAATAGAGTTTAAATTTAATTCTCCAGTTGATAAAATAAAAATAAATAATGAGAATAAAGTAGAGTGCGTTGGAGTAAAAGATCAATGCTTCAATGGAGATTTGTTTATTATTAATATGGACTATATTTATGCTGATTCTCTTTTACCTTATGAGTATAGAAATAATTGGAGTAAAAAGAGACTGGCTCCTTCAGCAATATTAGGTTATTTAGGAGTTGAAGGAGAAGTAGACTATCCTCATCATACTGTAGTTATTAACGGAGACTGGAAAAATCATTTTAATTCAATATTAGAAGGAAATTTACCAGATCCAAAAAACATGTCATATTACGTTAGTTATAGAAAAGCTACGGATAGAGAATTAGAAGGAAAAGATTTAGTATTCTTAATTCCAATATCCCCAATAGAAATAAATAGAGAAGATGCTGAAAAATTAGTTAGAGCATCAATAAATGATTTCTTAGAAAAAACTAAAACTCAGTTTAAAATAAAGTATCAGAGAATCTACACACCATCAGACTTTAAAACAGACTATAATGCGTATAGAGGTACTGCATTTGGATTAGCACATACTTTAAATCAAACAGGGCCCTTTAGACCTCCAATGAAACATAGAAAATTGAAGAATCTATATTATGTAGGTCAATATACACAACCAGGTATAGGGGTACCAATGGTAACATTATCTTCCATAATAGTATCGAAAAGGATAGAAAATGAA
This genomic window from Acidianus manzaensis contains:
- a CDS encoding lycopene cyclase domain-containing protein; the protein is MEIPFLFPRYAYLEIDSLIFFPTLIISLLFLRGKRDYKALIKSILIVSPLYLAWDFIATWKDSWSFNPKYVLGLYVIDLPIEEVIFFFVTPFATLLIYDFLKSYSLKLNNHVNVTRKYKQIIFLISIILIALGIIILPNYSYMGMDLIYLSASLLTSLVVYSKLLLSKIFWEFILLSYIPFFVFDFFLTSLPIVIYGDKSIIGIRVITIPIEDFIYSFSMLTFYITFYEHFRNCNNYENSN
- a CDS encoding phytoene/squalene synthase family protein gives rise to the protein MNNYLLQIFKKGSITYYNSSILFPPKIREDVTKLYAFVRVFDDLVDSIPPKVKEFYELRKMYEIESKGINTNNLVLKNFVELKIRKDFKEEWVDAFLDAMESDIYKHYYYTINETIRYMYGSAEVVGLFMLKILNLPDEASYYARLLGRSMQYLNFIRDVKEDIQLGRQYLPVEEMKELGLNSLEECNEAFKEYMRYQINRYMEYQKEAEIGFKYIPSRFLIPIKTASDMYKWTSYVIKKDPCVVLHVKVRPKKQKVFLYGIKNAIGVNIWRSLSFFLGMHT
- a CDS encoding sterol desaturase family protein, translated to MLQYVIFASVFFASFIGMEFLARIMHKYLMHGFLWKLHEDHHKNEQKELEKNDLFGLIFAIIAIILIFKGLFSSNYVFLSIGLGMTGYGIAYFFIHDMIIHNRHLHLRSWGLRHEPFRTLILTHDVHHSEGKGNWGFLIAIKGIDKIPKNQEEKN
- a CDS encoding phytoene desaturase family protein → MKAIVVGAGIGGMSTALLLAKKGIEVLVIEKLDQPGGRARSFNNDIFSFDMGPSWYLMPEIFNDFFKEIGESTYPTIEVKPKLRLIRDMQGFVESITDEEIPEDKAFDEYLQDTKLLYELSLKKFLYKELKFTDFLDKDLISNLNKFPIFLNLENFNRKYFKTDIMQKLMGFSSVFLGGSPYDIPSIYSMVNYSVFGEGVFYPKNGFSGYVKNLFEICKKVGIEFKFNSPVDKIKINNENKVECVGVKDQCFNGDLFIINMDYIYADSLLPYEYRNNWSKKRLAPSAILGYLGVEGEVDYPHHTVVINGDWKNHFNSILEGNLPDPKNMSYYVSYRKATDRELEGKDLVFLIPISPIEINREDAEKLVRASINDFLEKTKTQFKIKYQRIYTPSDFKTDYNAYRGTAFGLAHTLNQTGPFRPPMKHRKLKNLYYVGQYTQPGIGVPMVTLSSIIVSKRIENEL